The following is a genomic window from Candidatus Hydrogenedentota bacterium.
CCCGCGGTTCAGGAAAAACTTGACGCCGCCTTGCTCAGGACCATTCATGAGGGGCGACGGAATACGGCGATGGGAAGGTGGAAGTACGTCCTTTCCGATGAGGAGGCCCGTGAAGTGCTCGCGTATATTCGGTCTCTCTCACGGTAAGCCGAAGGGATCTGCATTATGAGCAAGGGCACTGGGGCGTCGCGAAAAAATACTTCGAGCGCGCAGTGCAGACCGATGAACAGTCCGCCGAGGCCCACTATGACTTGGCGCTCGCGCTGGACAAGGCGGGAGATCCCCAGGCAGCGATTCAGCACTTCCAGGCGGCGCAGAAGTACGGAAAGGACAATTCCGAGATCCAGAATTCTGGCATCCTGCAGGCGCACTTGAAGGCGAAGCACTAGGGGTCATCCGGAATCAGCAGTCTCGTCGAGTGAACGAAAAGATACGAGGTGCGCCATGGCAGTCACATTGAGGTATGTGTTTTCAATCCCGACAGCCAAAGAGGGGGAATTCACGAAGTGGTTGCATGAAGAAAAAGCAAGTCTGAACGAGCAACCAGGGCTCATTGGCGGAAAGGTGTACAAAAGCATCCAAGCGGACAGCAAATTCAACTTCATTAATGTTGCGATCTGGGAAAGCGAGGAGCAGTACCGGCAAGCGTATGAGAAACACGTGCCCCGCGCCAAGGCCAGGCTTGTTGAGCTCGGAGCCGAGATTACCCGGGGGTCCTATCAGGTCGCGCTTGAATACTGACACCGCGTCCATTGTGATCATTCGGAACATGTCTTGTTTATGCCAAAACTTATGATCTTTAAGATAGAAGCCAAGGAGGTTCGCAGATGACAGGAAAACGAGTGCTCGTCACCGGCTTGCATCCATCCGCGGTTGATTTCAGCAACTATCCGGGATGGACGGCAGATAGGCTCACCGCTAGCCTGGATAGCGAACAAGCAACGTTACGCGAGTTGGGCTACAGCCCCGATGCCTGTTGGTTCAACCTCAAGCAGCCGCCCGAATCTGTGTTGCAAAAGAAGTTGGCGGAAGGGCCGTTCGACTGCGTGATGATCGGAGCGGGGGTGCGAACCAATCAGGATCATTTTCTCATGTTCGAGAAGCTGATCAACACAGTCCATCAATACGCGCCTCACGCCAAGATCTGCTTCAATACCAACCCGACCGATACGGCGGCAGCGGTCCAGCGTTGGGTATAGCGTCTGAAATGCAATGGGTCCGGCGATCTTTCGTGAAACGAAAGCATGCACGAGTGAGAGCTCTGGGCCAGGTTGACAATGCTGAACAGCATAAGGGAAGAAGGCCGTCATGAAGCGAGACAAGAGCTGGACATGGCGTCGCGTCGCCCCTTCGAGCCTCAACCTTAACGGAATAAAGGCTGCGATCGTCGGCGGCACCGGTGGCATCGGACGCGCCTTCAGTCGTTTCATGGCCTCGCGTGGCGCCACCGTCGTGGTTGTCGGTCAGACGTTTCGTGATTCCAAGGTGCCGGGGATCGAATTTATCAAAGCGGACCTGAGCCTCATGCGTGAAGCAAAGCGCGTTGGCGAAGCATTGCCTGCGGAGACCTTGGACATCGTCATCTTCACCACTGGGGTCTTTGCCGCCCCAAAGCGACAAGAAACCGCAGAGGGCATCGAGCAAGACATGGCGGTGAGTTATTTGAGCAGGTTGGTGATTCTACGCGAGATCGCCCCGCGTCTCGGTAAGGACCGTCCAGAGGCCAAAATGAAGTCGCGCGTATTCATTATGGGGTTTCCCGGCTCCGGCCAAGCCGGCACACTCGATGACCTCAACGCCGAAAAGTACTACGGCGCCATGCGCGTGCACATGAACACTGTCGCCGGCAACGAGATGCTCGTGCTCGACGCGGCGAAGCGTTACCTAAACGCGACCTTCTTCGGCCTGAATCCCGGGCTCATCAAGACCGACATCCGTAACAACTTCTTGGGACAGGACACGCTCAAGTCGCGCTTCACGGAATGGATGATCGGCCTCCTGACTCCGAGCGCGGAGACCTACGCCGAACGTCTGACGCCGCTCCTCGTTTCTCCAGATCTGGACGCACACAGCGGCGCCATGTTCGACCGCAAGGGCTTTGCCATCTTGCC
Proteins encoded in this region:
- a CDS encoding SDR family NAD(P)-dependent oxidoreductase codes for the protein MKRDKSWTWRRVAPSSLNLNGIKAAIVGGTGGIGRAFSRFMASRGATVVVVGQTFRDSKVPGIEFIKADLSLMREAKRVGEALPAETLDIVIFTTGVFAAPKRQETAEGIEQDMAVSYLSRLVILREIAPRLGKDRPEAKMKSRVFIMGFPGSGQAGTLDDLNAEKYYGAMRVHMNTVAGNEMLVLDAAKRYLNATFFGLNPGLIKTDIRNNFLGQDTLKSRFTEWMIGLLTPSAETYAERLTPLLVSPDLDAHSGAMFDRKGFAILPSPKLMDRSYVNAFIAASEALVSRVNVRLSS
- a CDS encoding tetratricopeptide repeat protein: MHYEQGHWGVAKKYFERAVQTDEQSAEAHYDLALALDKAGDPQAAIQHFQAAQKYGKDNSEIQNSGILQAHLKAKH